A single genomic interval of Alistipes provencensis harbors:
- a CDS encoding response regulator, which yields MHRILIVSEEEFLCDVIRLSLTGMRADVRCASGVAAMERLSRRMLFDLVIVVGTSLFFSGRDVVRILRPPGLRRPLVYVVAWQQAEQPVLSLLECGVDQYLTFPVNLQRLRAKVDNELNRQL from the coding sequence ATGCACCGAATATTGATCGTATCCGAAGAGGAGTTCCTGTGCGACGTGATCCGCCTGTCGCTTACCGGCATGCGGGCCGACGTGCGCTGTGCGTCGGGGGTGGCCGCTATGGAGCGTCTGTCGCGGCGCATGCTTTTCGATCTGGTGATCGTCGTGGGCACGTCGCTCTTCTTTTCGGGCCGCGACGTGGTCCGCATCCTGCGCCCTCCGGGGCTGCGGCGGCCGCTGGTCTATGTCGTGGCATGGCAGCAGGCCGAACAACCGGTGCTGAGCCTGCTGGAGTGCGGCGTCGACCAGTACCTGACCTTTCCCGTGAACCTGCAGCGGCTGCGGGCGAAGGTCGACAACGAATTGAACCGACAGTTATGA
- the rpmA gene encoding 50S ribosomal protein L27, translating to MAHKKGVGSSKNGRESESKRLGIKLFGGQFAKAGNIIVRQRGTVHNAGENVGIGKDHTLFALVDGTVEFCKKGGGKSYVSVSPLSE from the coding sequence ATGGCACACAAGAAAGGTGTAGGTAGTTCGAAGAACGGCCGCGAGTCGGAAAGCAAGCGACTCGGCATCAAACTGTTCGGCGGTCAGTTCGCAAAGGCGGGCAACATCATCGTTCGTCAGCGCGGAACCGTGCACAACGCCGGTGAAAACGTAGGCATCGGCAAGGATCACACACTCTTCGCCCTCGTGGACGGAACCGTGGAGTTCTGCAAGAAAGGCGGAGGCAAATCGTATGTGAGCGTATCTCCGCTCAGCGAGTAA
- a CDS encoding META domain-containing protein, whose protein sequence is MMKKIFAAAVLLGAMTACGGSQQKALPLEGTQWKLAKMEAIPAKAIAAEEDFFTLEFNAADTMVAGRTNCNRFFGKYELKGKELSFENLGMTRMACPDMQYEDAFVKMLDEVDSYEIKGSELKFYDDKKVIAEFRAVPVPAKK, encoded by the coding sequence ATGATGAAAAAGATTTTCGCAGCCGCCGTGCTGCTCGGAGCGATGACCGCCTGCGGCGGTTCGCAGCAGAAAGCCCTGCCGCTGGAGGGCACCCAGTGGAAACTCGCCAAGATGGAGGCCATTCCCGCGAAGGCCATTGCCGCCGAGGAGGATTTCTTCACGCTGGAGTTCAATGCCGCCGACACGATGGTGGCCGGACGCACCAACTGCAACCGTTTCTTCGGCAAATACGAGCTGAAGGGCAAGGAGCTGTCGTTCGAGAATCTGGGCATGACCCGGATGGCCTGCCCCGACATGCAGTACGAGGATGCTTTCGTGAAGATGCTCGACGAGGTGGACAGCTACGAGATCAAAGGCTCGGAGCTGAAATTCTACGACGACAAGAAGGTCATCGCCGAATTCCGCGCCGTGCCCGTCCCGGCCAAGAAGTAA
- the rplU gene encoding 50S ribosomal protein L21, protein MYVIVEIAGQQFKAEKGRKLYVHRLQGEENSSVSFDKVLLTDNDGQVKVGAPVVKGAAVKCKILKHLKDDKVLVFKKKRRTGYQKCNGHRQYLTQILVEEIVA, encoded by the coding sequence ATGTACGTTATAGTAGAGATTGCAGGTCAGCAATTTAAAGCTGAGAAAGGTCGGAAACTTTATGTCCACCGTCTTCAGGGCGAAGAAAATTCGTCCGTAAGTTTCGACAAGGTCCTGCTCACAGACAACGACGGTCAGGTTAAAGTCGGTGCACCTGTAGTGAAAGGCGCCGCAGTGAAGTGCAAGATCCTCAAGCATCTGAAAGATGACAAGGTTCTGGTGTTCAAAAAGAAACGTCGCACGGGCTACCAGAAGTGCAACGGGCATCGCCAGTACCTCACGCAGATTCTCGTCGAGGAGATCGTTGCATAA
- a CDS encoding BACON domain-containing protein yields the protein MKNIFMRAAMLLAVGAMGFAFTACNDDDKQDQAKLTPETTDFRFTSGTYSKVLAVETEHLSSYSADVVYDGSETGWVTPVVQEGGVKITVQPNTASTKRSAKLVLSAPGVQDVTVAITQKAKFASELIGNYVPKVNTAVYDFGLVLSTEWNDNGAPSLPLNGDKDNAIEWGLVEYMLPMMVGAYYAQGLVGLELLDDGRVGAKYRSVTLENGLTDIFNPTFGEEVLSFPDIETLPIVPVDAISYYTQDGKIYLAVDKQFISKVDPGTLGTPIAAMIDGMIAKYKLGVVSNEEVFALPLKYKVEGDVSTLYVDREMILPFKGLLVDLIGQLVPDEGVSMGEEMAITKEDILKFVTDIFDNSTKFELGIKLTKQAK from the coding sequence ATGAAAAACATTTTTATGCGTGCAGCGATGCTGCTGGCCGTCGGTGCGATGGGATTCGCCTTTACGGCCTGTAACGACGACGACAAGCAGGATCAGGCCAAGCTGACTCCCGAAACCACCGATTTCCGCTTCACGAGCGGCACCTATTCCAAAGTGCTGGCCGTGGAGACCGAGCACCTCTCTTCGTACAGCGCCGATGTGGTTTACGACGGTTCCGAGACGGGCTGGGTGACGCCCGTCGTGCAGGAGGGCGGTGTGAAGATCACCGTCCAGCCCAACACCGCTTCGACCAAGCGCAGCGCCAAACTGGTGCTGAGCGCACCGGGAGTTCAGGACGTAACGGTAGCCATCACCCAGAAAGCCAAATTCGCATCGGAACTTATCGGTAACTATGTTCCCAAGGTGAATACGGCCGTTTACGATTTCGGCTTGGTCCTTTCGACCGAGTGGAATGACAACGGTGCTCCCTCGCTGCCTTTGAACGGCGATAAGGATAATGCGATTGAATGGGGGTTGGTTGAATACATGCTGCCCATGATGGTTGGAGCGTATTACGCTCAGGGTCTTGTCGGTCTTGAACTGCTGGACGATGGGCGTGTCGGTGCAAAATACCGTTCGGTGACGCTGGAAAACGGACTGACTGATATTTTCAATCCCACCTTCGGTGAGGAGGTGCTTTCTTTCCCTGACATCGAGACATTGCCGATTGTTCCCGTCGATGCCATTAGTTATTACACGCAGGATGGTAAAATCTATTTGGCTGTTGACAAGCAGTTTATTTCGAAGGTCGATCCCGGAACGCTCGGAACGCCGATCGCTGCCATGATCGACGGAATGATTGCCAAATATAAACTGGGGGTGGTCAGCAACGAAGAGGTTTTTGCCCTGCCGCTTAAGTATAAAGTCGAAGGGGATGTGTCGACGCTTTATGTCGACCGGGAAATGATCCTGCCTTTCAAGGGGCTCTTGGTTGATTTGATCGGCCAACTGGTACCCGATGAGGGTGTTTCGATGGGTGAAGAGATGGCTATCACCAAAGAGGATATCCTGAAATTCGTCACCGATATCTTCGACAACAGCACCAAGTTCGAACTCGGCATCAAACTCACCAAACAGGCGAAATAG
- a CDS encoding DUF4932 domain-containing protein translates to MKRLLLALLASAFLFAANAQTLLPVKDSIGKLTISVDPRMELLGAVQVVAGYPLSTHDTPYSDRVQARFGAFSDSKAVKRMRKPYRFRIGCDGIASQMLVYSFPPELEQQSPYPGYMIKDANIEKRLRRYRIALKSFAEESRFGDFWAENEDFYCRLLNWGKMKVGDLDIVELLESYYNMKRKSYDIILCPLNAYGHYGPRLSDSTGGVHVYALVAVPQNGDGTLANDRLNLPDLLLHEFGHSFVNPSVELHPDLVAQSSRCFEPIREQMKKWAYHTWRVCVIEHLVRAVEIRLAEVLYGPEAAESRLRGQEQIHFGYIRPLVAKLREYEELRDSTGITFADYVPELLQVFNEAELYKPRFQGPANAVFRAAELVYVYPTVGDAASEVAEYVRRIADWINSRSRENNPLRVIADSIALKMPLDNCNIVCYGTVESNLLLAKYRSKLPFRVEPGAIIADRRYDDPEVRLIACMPNPENPELGMAVYTALDERRLIDINNVFHGPEDFYIFTDRDHILSHGYFEKRGADWRFPQPQP, encoded by the coding sequence ATGAAACGACTTCTTCTCGCCCTGCTTGCCTCGGCCTTTCTGTTCGCGGCCAATGCCCAGACGCTGCTCCCGGTGAAGGACAGCATCGGCAAACTCACCATTTCCGTCGATCCCCGCATGGAGCTGCTCGGGGCCGTGCAAGTGGTGGCCGGATATCCGCTCAGCACCCATGATACTCCTTACAGTGACCGCGTACAAGCCCGTTTCGGTGCATTCTCCGATTCCAAGGCTGTGAAACGTATGAGGAAACCGTATCGATTCAGGATTGGCTGTGATGGGATTGCATCACAAATGCTTGTTTATTCGTTCCCGCCTGAATTGGAACAGCAGAGTCCTTATCCCGGCTATATGATAAAAGACGCAAACATAGAAAAAAGACTCCGACGATACCGAATCGCTTTGAAAAGTTTTGCTGAAGAATCCCGTTTCGGCGATTTTTGGGCGGAGAACGAGGATTTCTATTGTCGGCTTCTCAACTGGGGCAAAATGAAAGTGGGCGATCTTGATATTGTAGAATTGCTCGAATCGTATTATAATATGAAGCGGAAGAGTTACGACATTATTTTGTGTCCACTCAATGCCTATGGTCATTATGGGCCTCGGTTGTCCGATTCTACGGGTGGAGTGCATGTATATGCACTTGTTGCTGTACCCCAAAATGGGGATGGAACATTGGCGAATGACCGGCTTAATCTGCCGGACCTGCTGCTCCACGAATTCGGCCATTCGTTCGTCAACCCTTCAGTCGAATTGCATCCTGATCTGGTGGCACAGAGTAGCCGCTGTTTTGAACCGATCCGCGAGCAGATGAAAAAATGGGCTTACCATACTTGGCGGGTTTGTGTCATCGAACATCTCGTTCGGGCCGTTGAAATTCGTTTGGCTGAGGTGCTGTATGGTCCCGAAGCGGCCGAGTCCCGGCTTAGAGGTCAGGAGCAAATTCATTTTGGTTATATCCGGCCTTTGGTCGCTAAACTCCGCGAATATGAGGAGCTGCGCGATTCAACGGGTATTACGTTCGCGGACTATGTGCCGGAACTATTGCAGGTGTTCAATGAGGCGGAACTTTACAAACCTCGTTTTCAAGGACCTGCCAATGCTGTTTTTAGGGCGGCTGAGCTCGTATATGTCTATCCGACTGTGGGCGATGCTGCTTCGGAGGTAGCTGAATATGTACGCCGTATCGCGGATTGGATCAATTCCCGTTCCCGAGAGAATAATCCGCTGCGGGTCATTGCCGACAGCATAGCCCTGAAAATGCCGTTGGACAACTGTAATATCGTTTGTTACGGTACGGTGGAGAGCAATCTGCTGCTGGCCAAATACCGTTCGAAATTGCCTTTCCGGGTCGAGCCGGGAGCAATTATCGCCGATCGGAGGTACGATGATCCGGAGGTGCGCCTTATCGCCTGCATGCCCAATCCCGAAAATCCTGAACTGGGGATGGCAGTCTATACGGCTCTCGACGAGCGGCGGCTCATCGACATCAACAATGTCTTTCATGGTCCGGAAGATTTCTACATTTTCACTGACCGTGACCACATTCTTTCGCACGGTTATTTCGAAAAACGGGGTGCCGACTGGCGTTTTCCGCAACCGCAACCTTAG
- the nifJ gene encoding pyruvate:ferredoxin (flavodoxin) oxidoreductase, with product MAEKKFITCDGNYAAAHVAYMFSEVAAIYPITPSSTMAELVDEWAAQGRKNIFGETVKVVEMQSEAGAAGAVHGSLQSGALTSTFTASQGLLLMVPNMYKISGELLPGVFHVSARALAAQSLSIFGDHQDVMATRQTGFAMLATSSVQEVMDLAGVAHLVSLKSRVPFLHFFDGFRTSHEIQKIELIDEAALTAMLDRDALKEFRNRALNPEHPVTRGTAQNPDIYFQTREASNKFYDAVPDMVADTMKEISKITGREYKPFVYYGAKDAENIVVAMGSVTETIKETVDYLTAKGEKVGVVTVHLYRPFSVKYLMAVLPESVKRICVLDRTKEPGANGDPLYLDIVEAFATCPCDKKPLIIGGRYGLSSKDTTPAQMLAVFENLKMNEPKNQFTVGIVDDVTFRSLPVGEEISLAKPGTFEGLFFGLGADGTVGANKNSIKIIGGTTNKYCQAYFSYDSKKSGGYTSSHLRFGDLPITSPYLVTTPDFVACHVPSYVDKYDVLKGLKAGGSFLLNSVHDAETTCATLPDHMKVYLAKNKINFYIINATKIAAELGLGSRTNTIMQSAFFKIANVIPFDKAVEEMKKAILKSYGKKGEDIVNMNYAAVDAGGNAVVKVDVPAEWASIEDKGFEHVSNASYPEFVRKVVEPINGLKGDMLPVSAFTGREDGTWDNGTAAYEKRGIAVNVPEWKIENCIQCNQCAYVCPHAVIRPFLATEEEAAASGVEWKQGLGETKEYKFRIQISPLDCTGCSNCVDVCPAKEKALVMCPLEEQMPQQKNWDYITKNIGYKQVVDKTKSVKNLQFAQPLFEFSGACAGCGETPYIKAISQLFGDKMMVANATGCTSIYSGSAPSTPYCTNAAGHGPAWANSLFEDNAEFGLGMHIGVEKLRDRIQDAMEDAVANCAKCSDELKATMKEWIENRGSSAKSAEVTARLIPMMEACGCDACKKILEHKEWLVKKSQWIIGGDGWGYDIGYGGVDHVLASGHDVNILVVDTEVYSNTGGQSSKSTPVGAVAKFASSGKRIRKKDLGAMAMTYGYVYVAQVSIGASQQQLFNVLKEAEAYPGPSLVIAYAPCINHGIKGGMTRTQTVGKEAVACGYWHLWHYNPMLEEQGKNPFVLDSKEPDWSKFRDFLMKEVRYTSLQKSFPAEADELFTAAEENAKWRYNGYVRLSKMEF from the coding sequence ATGGCAGAAAAGAAATTTATCACCTGTGATGGTAACTACGCTGCGGCCCATGTGGCCTATATGTTCTCGGAAGTCGCAGCCATCTATCCCATCACACCGTCGTCGACGATGGCCGAGCTCGTGGACGAGTGGGCTGCGCAGGGACGCAAAAATATCTTCGGCGAGACCGTCAAAGTCGTTGAAATGCAGTCGGAGGCCGGCGCTGCCGGCGCCGTGCACGGATCGCTCCAGAGCGGTGCGCTGACCTCGACCTTCACCGCATCGCAGGGCCTGCTGCTGATGGTCCCCAACATGTATAAGATCTCCGGCGAGCTGCTTCCGGGCGTGTTCCACGTTTCGGCGCGTGCGCTGGCCGCACAGTCGCTGTCGATCTTCGGTGACCATCAGGACGTGATGGCTACGCGCCAGACCGGGTTCGCCATGCTCGCCACCTCGTCGGTGCAGGAGGTCATGGACCTCGCGGGCGTCGCACACCTCGTGTCGCTCAAGTCGCGCGTGCCGTTCCTGCACTTCTTCGACGGTTTCCGCACCTCGCACGAGATCCAGAAGATCGAATTGATCGACGAAGCCGCGCTGACGGCCATGCTCGACCGGGACGCCCTGAAGGAGTTCCGCAACCGGGCGCTGAACCCCGAGCACCCCGTGACCCGCGGTACGGCCCAGAACCCCGATATCTATTTCCAGACGCGCGAGGCTTCGAACAAGTTCTACGACGCCGTGCCCGACATGGTGGCCGATACCATGAAGGAGATTTCGAAGATCACCGGCCGCGAATACAAGCCGTTCGTATACTATGGTGCGAAGGATGCCGAGAACATCGTCGTTGCGATGGGTTCGGTGACCGAGACCATCAAGGAGACGGTCGACTACCTGACGGCCAAAGGCGAGAAGGTGGGTGTCGTCACCGTACATCTCTACCGTCCGTTCTCGGTGAAATACCTGATGGCAGTGCTTCCCGAGAGCGTGAAGCGCATCTGTGTGCTCGACCGCACGAAGGAGCCGGGAGCCAACGGCGACCCCCTCTATCTGGACATCGTCGAGGCATTTGCCACCTGCCCGTGCGACAAGAAGCCGCTCATCATCGGCGGCCGCTACGGCCTCTCGTCGAAGGACACCACCCCGGCGCAGATGCTGGCCGTGTTCGAGAACCTGAAGATGAACGAGCCCAAAAACCAGTTCACGGTGGGTATCGTGGACGACGTGACGTTCCGTTCGCTGCCCGTCGGCGAGGAGATTTCGCTGGCGAAGCCCGGCACGTTCGAGGGTCTCTTCTTCGGTCTGGGCGCCGACGGTACGGTGGGTGCCAACAAGAACTCGATCAAGATCATCGGCGGCACGACGAACAAGTACTGTCAGGCCTATTTCTCCTATGACTCGAAAAAGTCGGGCGGCTATACCTCGTCGCACCTGCGTTTCGGCGACCTGCCCATCACGTCGCCCTATCTGGTGACCACTCCCGATTTCGTGGCCTGCCACGTTCCCTCGTACGTCGACAAGTACGACGTGCTCAAGGGCCTGAAGGCCGGCGGCTCGTTCCTGCTGAACTCGGTGCATGACGCCGAGACCACCTGCGCGACGCTGCCCGACCACATGAAGGTCTACCTCGCCAAGAACAAGATCAACTTCTATATCATCAACGCCACGAAGATCGCCGCCGAGCTGGGGCTGGGTTCGCGCACGAACACCATCATGCAGTCGGCGTTCTTCAAGATCGCCAACGTCATCCCGTTCGACAAGGCCGTCGAGGAGATGAAGAAGGCTATCCTCAAATCCTACGGAAAGAAGGGTGAGGATATCGTCAACATGAACTACGCGGCTGTCGACGCCGGCGGCAACGCCGTCGTGAAGGTCGACGTGCCCGCTGAGTGGGCGTCGATCGAGGACAAGGGCTTCGAGCACGTTTCGAACGCTTCGTACCCCGAGTTCGTGCGCAAGGTCGTCGAGCCGATCAACGGACTGAAGGGTGACATGCTGCCCGTTTCGGCCTTCACCGGCCGTGAGGACGGTACATGGGACAACGGTACGGCCGCTTATGAGAAGCGCGGCATCGCCGTCAATGTTCCCGAGTGGAAGATCGAGAACTGTATCCAGTGCAACCAGTGCGCCTATGTCTGCCCCCACGCCGTGATCCGTCCGTTCCTCGCCACCGAGGAGGAGGCCGCCGCTTCGGGCGTGGAGTGGAAACAGGGCCTCGGCGAGACCAAGGAGTACAAGTTCCGCATCCAGATTTCGCCGCTCGACTGTACGGGCTGCTCGAACTGTGTCGACGTCTGCCCCGCCAAGGAGAAGGCGCTCGTCATGTGTCCGCTGGAGGAGCAGATGCCCCAGCAGAAGAACTGGGATTACATTACGAAAAATATCGGTTACAAGCAGGTCGTGGACAAGACCAAGTCGGTCAAGAACCTGCAGTTCGCACAGCCGCTGTTCGAGTTCTCGGGCGCCTGCGCAGGCTGCGGCGAGACCCCTTACATCAAGGCCATCTCGCAGCTCTTCGGCGACAAGATGATGGTCGCCAACGCCACGGGCTGTACCTCGATCTACTCGGGTTCGGCGCCCTCGACGCCCTACTGCACCAACGCCGCCGGCCACGGTCCCGCATGGGCCAACTCGCTCTTCGAGGACAATGCCGAGTTCGGTCTGGGTATGCACATCGGCGTGGAGAAACTCCGCGACCGCATTCAGGATGCTATGGAAGACGCTGTCGCCAACTGCGCCAAGTGTTCGGACGAACTGAAAGCCACGATGAAGGAGTGGATCGAGAACCGCGGTTCGTCGGCCAAATCGGCCGAGGTTACGGCGCGCCTGATCCCCATGATGGAGGCTTGCGGCTGCGACGCCTGCAAGAAGATCCTCGAGCACAAGGAGTGGCTCGTGAAGAAGTCGCAGTGGATCATCGGCGGCGACGGCTGGGGCTACGACATCGGTTACGGCGGTGTGGACCATGTACTGGCTTCGGGCCACGACGTGAACATCCTCGTCGTCGACACCGAGGTTTACTCCAACACCGGCGGGCAGTCGTCGAAATCGACTCCCGTGGGCGCCGTTGCCAAGTTCGCATCGAGCGGCAAGCGCATCCGCAAGAAGGACCTCGGCGCCATGGCCATGACCTACGGTTATGTCTATGTGGCTCAGGTTTCGATCGGCGCTTCGCAGCAGCAGTTGTTCAACGTGCTGAAGGAGGCCGAGGCCTATCCCGGTCCTTCGCTCGTGATCGCCTACGCACCGTGTATCAACCACGGCATCAAGGGCGGCATGACCCGCACGCAGACCGTCGGCAAGGAGGCCGTAGCCTGCGGTTACTGGCACCTGTGGCACTACAACCCGATGCTCGAGGAGCAGGGCAAGAACCCGTTCGTGCTGGACTCGAAGGAGCCCGACTGGTCGAAGTTCCGCGACTTCCTGATGAAGGAGGTTCGTTACACCTCGCTCCAGAAGTCGTTCCCCGCCGAGGCCGACGAATTGTTCACCGCCGCCGAGGAGAACGCCAAGTGGCGCTACAACGGCTATGTACGTCTTTCGAAGATGGAGTTCTGA
- a CDS encoding M16 family metallopeptidase: MTQPRITPSEVEVAEAAKTLLPNGVALYTLASEDFEVLRISFVFRAGSALQQAPFSASAAANLLAEGTHSMSAHEVAEQLDYYGSWYDVNIDRDYAYINFATLSKFFDRTLAVAEEILLRPTFPEEELRTYAAKRKQRLAIDRTKVDVEAREAFARALFGAQHPYGISSDEAEYDRLTRDDVAGFYRRFYTAENCFVVCSGRIGEHELQAVGALAAQLPHGEAETAIRFPAPETTHAAFVDHPGAVQSSLRLGRLLFPRPHPDFVGMQVVATALGGYFGSRLMQNLREKHGYTYGVVAAMVNFEREGYFAVAAQVGTDVTQEALQEIYKEIERLRTEPMPEEELALVKNMMTGEMMRILDGPFGIADVTIENILCGTDNTAIGENIRRIRQMMPADVQELARKYLAKEDLVTVIAGARQPNS; this comes from the coding sequence ATGACACAACCCCGCATAACCCCCTCGGAGGTCGAGGTCGCCGAGGCCGCAAAGACCCTGCTGCCCAACGGCGTGGCTCTCTACACGCTCGCTTCGGAGGATTTCGAGGTGCTGCGCATCTCGTTCGTCTTCCGCGCCGGATCGGCCCTTCAGCAGGCCCCCTTCTCGGCATCGGCCGCCGCCAACCTACTTGCCGAAGGCACGCACAGCATGTCGGCCCATGAGGTCGCCGAACAGCTCGACTACTACGGTTCGTGGTACGACGTCAACATCGACCGCGACTACGCCTATATCAATTTCGCCACCCTCTCGAAGTTCTTCGACCGGACGCTCGCCGTGGCGGAGGAGATCCTGCTCCGCCCCACGTTCCCCGAGGAGGAGCTGCGCACCTACGCCGCCAAGCGCAAACAGCGGCTGGCGATCGACCGCACGAAAGTCGATGTCGAAGCCCGCGAAGCCTTCGCCCGGGCGCTGTTCGGGGCACAGCACCCCTACGGCATCTCGTCGGACGAGGCGGAATACGACCGGCTCACACGCGACGACGTGGCTGGTTTCTACCGGCGGTTCTACACCGCCGAGAACTGCTTCGTCGTATGCAGCGGCCGCATCGGGGAGCACGAATTGCAGGCCGTCGGAGCCCTCGCTGCGCAGCTTCCCCACGGGGAGGCCGAGACGGCGATCCGATTCCCGGCGCCCGAGACCACCCACGCGGCGTTCGTCGACCACCCCGGGGCCGTGCAGTCGTCGCTGCGGCTGGGACGCCTGCTGTTCCCGCGTCCCCATCCCGATTTCGTAGGCATGCAGGTCGTAGCGACGGCGTTGGGCGGCTATTTCGGATCGCGGCTGATGCAGAACCTGCGCGAAAAGCACGGGTACACCTACGGCGTGGTGGCCGCGATGGTCAACTTCGAACGCGAGGGTTATTTCGCCGTGGCGGCGCAGGTCGGGACCGATGTCACGCAGGAGGCCCTGCAGGAGATTTACAAGGAGATCGAGCGTCTGCGCACGGAGCCGATGCCCGAAGAGGAACTGGCACTGGTGAAGAACATGATGACGGGCGAGATGATGCGCATTCTCGACGGGCCGTTCGGCATCGCCGACGTGACGATCGAGAACATCCTCTGCGGCACGGACAACACGGCAATCGGCGAGAACATCCGCCGTATCCGGCAGATGATGCCCGCCGACGTGCAGGAACTGGCCCGGAAATATCTGGCGAAGGAAGATTTGGTGACGGTTATTGCCGGTGCGCGGCAACCCAATTCGTAA
- a CDS encoding M16 family metallopeptidase → MIPYTKKILPNGLTVVVNRDRASKLAAVNILYKVGARNENPARTGFAHLFEHLMFRGTREVPNFDLPVQMASGDNNAFTNNDYTDFYITLPKDNIETALWLESDRMEGLEITPAKFEAEKKVVIEEFRQRYLNQPYGDQTMLLRALAYKVHPYRWATIGLTIDHIAGATLADVEAFYRAHYRPSNAVLSISADIEEERMLELAEKWFAPLADHPAADVAIPQEPVQTEARREEVERDVPASTLTVAYHMGGRTDADFYTADLVSDLLSGGDSGRLYTHLVKERQLLSSVNAYVTGDIDPGLFVFTGQLLPGVTPETAEAAFREEIALLQTTPATVYEIEKVKNKFEANTLFGELNVMNKAMNLGFYEMLGDLELINREVDLYRAVTDEQIRSFSSRTFRPENSSTLIYNTKK, encoded by the coding sequence ATGATTCCATACACCAAGAAAATACTGCCGAACGGCCTCACCGTCGTCGTCAACCGCGACCGGGCATCGAAGCTCGCCGCCGTGAACATCCTCTACAAGGTCGGCGCGCGCAATGAGAATCCCGCACGCACGGGATTCGCCCATCTGTTCGAACACCTGATGTTCCGCGGCACGCGCGAGGTCCCCAATTTCGACCTCCCGGTGCAGATGGCCTCGGGCGACAACAACGCCTTCACGAACAACGACTATACGGATTTCTACATCACGCTCCCGAAGGACAACATCGAGACGGCCCTCTGGCTCGAAAGCGACCGCATGGAGGGGCTGGAGATCACCCCCGCGAAATTCGAAGCCGAGAAAAAGGTGGTGATCGAGGAGTTCCGCCAGCGTTACCTCAACCAGCCCTACGGCGACCAGACGATGCTGCTGCGGGCGCTGGCCTACAAGGTTCACCCCTATCGCTGGGCGACCATCGGCCTCACCATCGACCACATCGCCGGGGCGACATTGGCGGATGTGGAGGCTTTCTACCGCGCCCACTACCGCCCGTCGAACGCCGTGCTGTCGATCTCAGCGGACATCGAGGAGGAGCGCATGCTGGAACTGGCCGAAAAGTGGTTCGCACCGCTCGCCGACCACCCCGCCGCCGACGTGGCGATCCCGCAGGAACCCGTGCAGACCGAGGCGCGCCGCGAGGAGGTGGAACGCGATGTGCCGGCTTCGACCCTCACCGTGGCCTACCACATGGGCGGACGCACCGACGCCGATTTCTACACCGCAGATCTGGTTTCGGACCTGCTGTCGGGCGGCGACTCAGGACGGCTGTACACGCATCTGGTCAAAGAGCGCCAACTGCTGTCGAGCGTCAACGCCTATGTCACGGGCGATATCGATCCGGGATTGTTCGTCTTCACGGGCCAGTTGCTGCCGGGTGTCACGCCCGAAACGGCCGAGGCGGCGTTCCGCGAGGAGATCGCCCTGCTGCAAACGACGCCCGCAACCGTCTACGAGATCGAAAAGGTCAAGAACAAGTTCGAAGCCAACACGCTGTTCGGCGAACTGAACGTGATGAACAAGGCGATGAACCTCGGATTTTACGAAATGCTGGGCGACCTCGAACTGATCAACCGCGAAGTCGACCTCTACCGCGCCGTCACCGACGAGCAGATACGCTCGTTCAGCAGCCGCACGTTCCGGCCCGAAAACAGCTCCACGCTCATTTACAACACGAAAAAATGA